A single region of the Triticum dicoccoides isolate Atlit2015 ecotype Zavitan chromosome 2B, WEW_v2.0, whole genome shotgun sequence genome encodes:
- the LOC119367991 gene encoding probable cysteine desulfurase has product MDHAVEGAMSATLLSLLGVTAKSEKGAAAADDKVEWLRSQLIGKDVEFDTPFGRRALTYADQTASGRSLSYIEDYLVKEVLPFYGNTHTEDSHVGSKTTRLVHKAARYIKRCMGAGPGDALLFCGAGTTAAIKRLQEVIGVALPSVEMRDRLSAQLRAEERWVVFVGPYEHHSNLLSWRRSLAEVVEIGVDADGLVDVAALRRALGSPEYADRPMLGSFSACSNVTGVMTDTREIARVLHHHGAFACFDFAASGPYVKIDMKSGEVDGYDAVFLSPHKFVGGPGTPGILLMNKSLYRLNSQPPSTCGGGTVAYVNGFNEEDTLYYNDIEEREDAGTPPILQKIRASLAFWVKEYVGYDTMDLRERVFSEVAMERLAHNPNVRVLGNTSVHRLPIFSFLIYPSVIVTKKPFDDFGEPSCDKSLETMRRKQLPLHGRFVTRLLNDLFGIQARGGCACAGPYGHILLDVDDELSLRIRSAVLEGYSGLKPGWTRLSFSYYLSTEEFKFILSAIEFIATYGHRLLPLYKFDWIAGNWNFRKQAVKYHLMREELSLGIEPLKHENEQPKLADKMDKPEVNHKKFESYLESAKKIALSMPDISNQIASIPKGVDPDLVLFHI; this is encoded by the exons ATGGATCACGCGGTGGAGGGCGCCATGAGCGCCACCCTGCTGAGCCTTCTCGGCGTCACGGCCAAGTCGGAGAAGGGCGCGGCGGCAGCGGACGACAAGGTGGAGTGGCTCCGGTCGCAGCTCATCGGCAAGGATGTCGAGTTCGACACGCCGTTCGGGCGCCGCGCGCTGACCTACGCCGACCAGACGGCGTCGGGCCGGAGCCTGAGCTACATCGAGGACTACCTCGTGAAGGAGGTCCTCCCGTTCTACGGGAACACGCACACGGAGGACAGCCACGTCGGGAGCAAGACGACGCGGCTGGTGCACAAGGCGGCGCGCTACATCAAGCGCTGCATGGGCGCCGGCCCCGGCGACGCGCTGCTCTTCTGCGGCGCCGGCACCACGGCGGCCATCAAGCGCCTGCAGGAGGTCATCGGCGTGGCGCTGCCATCCGTCGAGATGCGCGACCGGCTCTCGGCGCAGCTGCGCGCCGAGGAGCGCTGGGTGGTCTTCGTCGGGCCGTACGAGCACCACTCCAACCTTCTGTCGTGGCGGCGGAGCCTGGCGGAGGTGGTCGAGATCGGCGTCGACGCTGACGGACTCGTGGACGTGGCCGCGCTCCGCCGGGCGCTCGGGTCGCCAGAGTACGCGGACCGGCCGATGCTGGGGTCCTTCTCGGCGTGCAGCAACGTCACTGGCGTCATGACGGACACGCGCGAGATCGCCCGCGTTCTGCACCACCACGGCGCGTTCGCGTGCTTCGACTTCGCCGCGAG tggaccctatgtcaagattgATATGAAGTCTGGTGAAGTCGATGGGTACGACGCCGTTTTCTTGAGCCCTCACAAATTTGTCGGGGGGCCTGGCACGCCGGGCATCCTTTTGATGAACAAATCCCTGTATAGGCTCAATTCTCAGCCTCCATCGACATGCGGAGGTGGCACAGTGGCCTATGTCAATGGCTTCAATGAGGAG GATACATTGTACTACAATGATATCGAGGAGCGGGAGGATGCTGGCACACCGCCGATATTACAAAAGATTCGTGCATCACTTGCATTTTGGGTGAAGGAGTATGTTGGTTATGACACGATGGACCTTCGTGAGCGAGTGTTCTCAGAGGTGGCAATGGAAAGGCTTGCCCATAATCCAAACGTTAGGGTGCTAGGCAACACAAGTGTTCATCGTCTACCAATCTTCTCATTCCTAATCTACCCATCAGTGATAGTGACGAAGAAGCCATTTGATGATTTTGGTGAGCCTAGTTGTGATAAATCATTGGAGACGATGAGACGCAAGCAACTACCCCTCCACGGTCGTTTTGTGACTAGGCTTTTGAACGATCTTTTTGGCATCCAGGCGAGGGGAGGTTGTGCTTGTGCAGGTCCCTATGGTCACATCTTGCTTGATGTCGATGACGAGCTCTCACTTCGCATTCGGTCGGCTGTCCTTGAG GGTTACAGTGGACTGAAGCCAGGATGGACCAGGTTGAGCTTTAGTTACTACCTCTCCACAGAGGAGTTTAAATTCATCCTTTCGGCCATCGAGTTCATAGCGACATACGGACACCGCTTGCTCCCTTTGTACAAATTCGACTGGATCGCTGGCAACTGGAACTTTCGGAAACAGGCAGTCAAGTACCACCTCATGAGGGAGGAATTGTCTCTTGGAATAGAACCATTGAAGCACGAAAATGAACAGCCAAAGCTTGCAGATAAGATGGACAAGCCTGAGGTCAATCATAAGAAGTTCGAGAGCTACTTAGAGAGTGCCAAGAAAATTGCACTATCCATGCCGGATATTAGTAATCAGATTGCTAGCATTCCAAAAGGGGTAGACCCTGACTTAGTTCTTTTCCATATATAG
- the LOC119364784 gene encoding O-fucosyltransferase 38-like: protein MASRRGAPSLSLRLRRLLRSPISRCACFIVALTVLLVVLSLRQIARVDLPRPDLPHQVPNEQLWGSNGYGYHACVTPIHRYIAPIESDRYMTVRSNGGLNQMRTGICDMIAVARLVNATLVIPQLDKRSFWQDTSTFKDIFNEPGFIKALEGDVHIVSDLPESLQSAPRARKHFTSWSGASYYEDVKELWKDHKVVHIPKSDSRLANNGLPIDIQRLRCRCLYEALRFSDPIEDLGKKLVERLKSRGKFIALHLRYEKDMLAFTGCTYGLSESEADELRIMREKTSHWKLKDINSTEQRSGGNCPLTPGEVGMFLRAMGYTKSTWIYIAAGEIYGGDKYISKLRSYFPNLVSKEVLATKEELEKFKNHASQVAALDYIISVESDVFIPSHSGNMARAVEGHRRFLGHRKTLTPDRRGLVELFGLLEKGELMEGPKLSSLVTKMHKYRQGTPRKRYASLPGSKGRARLRTEESFYENPFPECICLTGKH, encoded by the exons ATGGCGAGCCGCCGCGGAGCGCCTTCGTTATCCCTCCGGCTCCGGCGGCTCCTCCGGTCGCCGATCTCTCGCTGCGCTTGCTTCATAGTCGCATTGACGGTGCTCCTTGTCGTCCTCTCACTTCGCCAGATCGCCCGCGTCGACCTGCCCCGCCCGGACCTGCCCCACCAG GTGCCGAATGAGCAGCTGTGGGGTTCTAATGGCTACGGCTATCATGCTTGTGTCACACCAATCCACAGATATATTG CTCCAATAGAGTCGGACCGCTATATGACTGTTAGAAGTAATGGAGGACTCAACCAAATGCGTACGGGA ATCTGTGATATGATTGCAGTAGCCCGCTTGGTGAATGCAACACTTGTTATTCCTCAGTTAGACAAGCGATCTTTTTGGCAAGATACCAG TACATTTAAAGACATCTTCAATGAGCCTGGTTTTATTAAAGCTCTGGAAGGTGATGTCCATATCGTTAGTGACTTGCCTGAAAGTTTGCAATCTGCTCCAAGAGCTCGGAAGCACTTTACTTCATGGTCTGGTGCGAGCTATTACGAGGATGTGAAAGAACTTTGGAAGGATCACAAG GTAGTTCACATCCCAAAATCTGATTCACGGCTTGCAAACAATGGTCTTCCAATTGATATCCAGAGATTAAGATGCCGCTGTCTTTATGAAGCATTGCGTTTCTCAGATCCAATCGAGGACCTTGGAAAG AAGCTTGTGGAGCGTCTAAAATCACGTGGAAAGTTTATTGCTCTTCATCTACGATATGAAAAAGATATGCTAGCATTCACGGGCTGCACTTATGGTCTGAGTGAATCCGAAGCGGACGAATTGAGAATCATGAG GGAGAAAACAAGCCATTGGAAACTGAAGGACATAAACTCAACAGAACAGAGATCTGGAGGTAATTGTCCATTGACTCCAGGCGAGGTGGGGATGTTTCTACGTGCGATGGGATATACCAAGTCCACGTGGATCTACATTGCAGCTGGTGAAATTTATGGTGGTGATAAGTATATATCAAAATTGAGATCGTACTTTCCAAACTTGGTTAGCAAG GAAGTACTGGCAACAAAAGAAGAGCTTGAGAAGTTTAAGAATCATGCTTCTCAAGTTGCAGCCCTTGACTACATTATTTCAGTGGAAAGTGATGTGTTTATTCCATCACACTCCGGCAATATGGCAAGAGCTGTTGAGGGCCATCGTAGATTTCTGGGTCATCGCAAGACTTTAACTCCTGATAG GAGAGGATTGGTGGAACTCTTTGGCTTACTTGAAAAAGGAGAACTTATGGAAGGTCCTAAGCTGTCCTCACTTGTTACTAAAATGCACAAATACAG gcaaggcaccccaaggaagagATATGCGTCCTTGCCCGGGAGCAAGGGCAGAGCACGTCTTAGGACTGAGGAATCCTTTTATGAAAACCCATTCCCGGAGTGCATCTGCCTGACTGGGAAGCATTGA
- the LOC119364785 gene encoding psbP domain-containing protein 4, chloroplastic-like isoform X2, with protein MHWPLQQQPVEFRCLVLQAMAWRRPSRARWQGGSRGCLALIRMIGWKTYRRPDEKSGGHGVGWSPIIPYSFKVPDGWEETPVSIADLGGTEIDLRFGNPKEGRLSVIVAPTRRFADDLDDATIEKIGTPEKVINAFGPEVIGENVEGKVLSTATAEYSGRTYYQFELEPPHIFITATAAGNRLYLFSVTANGLQWKRHYKDLKQIAESFRVV; from the exons ATGCACTGGCCTCTGCAGCAGCAGCCTGTGGAGTTTCGGTGCTTGGTTTTGCAGGCGATGGCCTGGCGGCGGCCAAGCAGGGCCCGCTGGCAGGGAGGATCCCGGGGCTGTCTGGCCCTGATCAGAATG ATAGGTTGGAAAACATACCGCAGGCCGGACGAAAAGTCTGGCGGCCACGGAGTCGGCTGGAGCCCGATCATCCCGTATAGCTTCAAAGTTCCTGATGGCTGGGAAGAG ACACCAGTGTCGATTGCTGATCTTGGTGGGACGGAGATCGACCTGCGGTTCGGAAACCCCAAGGAGGGCCGATTATCTGTCATCGTAGCGCCCACTCGTAGGTTTGCAG ATGACCTTGACGATGCAACAATCGAGAAGATCGGCACGCCGGAGAAGGTGATCAACGCCTTTGGACCGGAGGTCATCGGCGAGAATGTGGAAGGGAAGGTTCTGTCCACAGCCACAGCTGAGTACTCCGGAAGAACTTACTACCAGTTCGAGCTGGAACCACCTCACATCTTCATCACGGCTACGGCTGCTGGGAATAGACTCTACCTGTTCAGCGTAACTGCAAACG GGCTACAATGGAAGAGGCATTACAAGGATCTGAAGCAAATAGCAGAATCATTCCGCGTAGTCTAG
- the LOC119364785 gene encoding psbP domain-containing protein 4, chloroplastic-like isoform X1 encodes MSSLALFSPSSSSSSLFLTKQAHPTKARAPAVVRCGSGPTLSGPHEEEEREGVMVALVGRRNALASAAAACGVSVLGFAGDGLAAAKQGPLAGRIPGLSGPDQNGWKTYRRPDEKSGGHGVGWSPIIPYSFKVPDGWEETPVSIADLGGTEIDLRFGNPKEGRLSVIVAPTRRFADDLDDATIEKIGTPEKVINAFGPEVIGENVEGKVLSTATAEYSGRTYYQFELEPPHIFITATAAGNRLYLFSVTANGLQWKRHYKDLKQIAESFRVV; translated from the exons ATGAGCAGCTTGGCCCTCTTCTCGccaagctcctcctcctcctctctgttcCTCACAAAGCAGGCCCACCCTACCAAGGCGAGGGCTCCTGCGGTTGTGAGGTGCGGCAGTGGGCCCACCCTGTCAGGACCACATgaagaggaggagagagagggggtgaTGGTGGCCTTGGTAGGGAGGAGAAATGCACTGGCCTCTGCAGCAGCAGCCTGTGGAGTTTCGGTGCTTGGTTTTGCAGGCGATGGCCTGGCGGCGGCCAAGCAGGGCCCGCTGGCAGGGAGGATCCCGGGGCTGTCTGGCCCTGATCAGAATG GTTGGAAAACATACCGCAGGCCGGACGAAAAGTCTGGCGGCCACGGAGTCGGCTGGAGCCCGATCATCCCGTATAGCTTCAAAGTTCCTGATGGCTGGGAAGAG ACACCAGTGTCGATTGCTGATCTTGGTGGGACGGAGATCGACCTGCGGTTCGGAAACCCCAAGGAGGGCCGATTATCTGTCATCGTAGCGCCCACTCGTAGGTTTGCAG ATGACCTTGACGATGCAACAATCGAGAAGATCGGCACGCCGGAGAAGGTGATCAACGCCTTTGGACCGGAGGTCATCGGCGAGAATGTGGAAGGGAAGGTTCTGTCCACAGCCACAGCTGAGTACTCCGGAAGAACTTACTACCAGTTCGAGCTGGAACCACCTCACATCTTCATCACGGCTACGGCTGCTGGGAATAGACTCTACCTGTTCAGCGTAACTGCAAACG GGCTACAATGGAAGAGGCATTACAAGGATCTGAAGCAAATAGCAGAATCATTCCGCGTAGTCTAG